Proteins encoded in a region of the Paenibacillus pedocola genome:
- a CDS encoding transcriptional regulator produces MSVKDQVLDILKTSANPLSAGEVEKLSGLERKAIDKAFTELKKENAIVSPVRCKWEAAVK; encoded by the coding sequence ATGAGTGTAAAAGATCAGGTACTGGATATCCTCAAAACTTCAGCGAATCCGCTCAGCGCAGGCGAAGTAGAAAAGCTCTCCGGACTGGAACGTAAAGCCATCGACAAAGCTTTTACTGAGCTTAAAAAGGAAAATGCAATTGTTTCTCCGGTCCGCTGCAAATGGGAAGCAGCTGTAAAATAA
- a CDS encoding SPFH domain-containing protein: MKEKVLRPVSGFWVIALIAICIGGGVYGAVQEYITVPVILFVLASVLCTSISVVQPNKSVVVTFFGQYVGTIVHSGLWAVIPFSIRKTVSLRVRNFNSVKLKVNDVEGNPIEIAAVIVFKVINSAKALFDVDKYMAFVEIQSETALRHVASKYPYDNFNESGMSLRANADEIAKELATELQERLSLSGVEVIEARLTHLAYSTEIASTMLQRQQASAILSARQIIVEGAVGMVDMAIRQLKESGVVELDEERKAAMINNLMVAIVSERGASPVINAGSLY; this comes from the coding sequence ATGAAAGAAAAAGTATTGCGTCCGGTTAGCGGTTTCTGGGTGATTGCACTGATCGCCATTTGTATCGGGGGCGGGGTTTACGGGGCAGTTCAGGAGTATATTACGGTGCCGGTTATTCTTTTTGTCCTTGCTTCGGTGTTGTGCACCAGTATTAGTGTGGTACAGCCCAATAAGTCGGTTGTGGTAACATTCTTCGGGCAATATGTCGGAACCATTGTGCACAGCGGTTTATGGGCAGTTATTCCTTTTAGTATCCGTAAGACAGTATCCCTTCGGGTACGCAACTTCAACAGTGTTAAGCTTAAGGTTAATGATGTAGAGGGAAATCCGATTGAGATTGCAGCAGTAATTGTTTTCAAAGTCATTAACTCGGCTAAGGCGCTGTTCGATGTCGATAAATATATGGCCTTTGTGGAAATCCAGAGTGAGACAGCGCTGCGTCATGTAGCTAGTAAATATCCGTATGACAACTTTAACGAGTCCGGGATGTCGCTGCGGGCTAACGCTGACGAAATTGCCAAAGAGCTGGCAACGGAACTGCAGGAACGCCTCTCCTTGTCCGGGGTAGAAGTGATTGAAGCGCGTCTGACCCATTTAGCGTATTCAACTGAAATTGCCAGCACAATGCTGCAGCGTCAGCAGGCTTCTGCGATTCTCTCTGCACGGCAGATTATTGTGGAAGGTGCAGTCGGCATGGTAGATATGGCTATCCGCCAGCTTAAAGAGAGCGGTGTTGTGGAGCTCGACGAAGAACGTAAAGCGGCAATGATCAACAATCTGATGGTGGCGATTGTGTCGGAGCGCGGAGCGAGTCCGGTCATTAACGCCGGCTCGTTGTACTAG
- a CDS encoding toxin-antitoxin system HicB family antitoxin, producing MAAKKSFPLRIDPELHEALERWAGEEFRSVNGHIEYLLRESLKRAGRLPGKRSREEE from the coding sequence ATGGCGGCCAAAAAAAGCTTTCCGCTGCGGATCGATCCTGAGCTGCACGAAGCGTTGGAACGCTGGGCGGGAGAGGAATTTCGCAGCGTTAACGGACATATTGAATACTTGCTGCGTGAGTCTTTGAAGCGGGCGGGCCGCTTGCCGGGCAAAAGAAGCCGGGAAGAAGAGTGA
- the thrS gene encoding threonine--tRNA ligase, protein MSVSIKLPDGSVREYENGSSIEDVAASISSGLRKNAAAGKLNGVVVDLSTPLEEGALVEIVTLDSPEGLEVMRHSTAHLMAQAVRRLFGAKEVKLGVGPVIEDGFYYDMDLEHPLNPEDLLKIEKEMERIVNENLPIVRKEVSRKEALEIFGELGDPYKLELIEALPEDSVISIYEQGEFFDLCRGPHVPSTSKIKVFKLMNVAGAYWRGDSKNKMLQRVYGTAWIKKAQLDEHLHLLEEAKKRDHRKLGKELEIFTFNQLVGQGLPIWLPKGAKLRSILERYIVDLEASLGYQHVYTPVLGNVELYKTSGHWEHYQEDMFPKMVIDTEEFVLRPMNCPHHMMIYKSSMHSYRDLPIRIAELGTMHRYEMSGALTGLHRVRSMTLNDSHIFCRLDQIKSEFKRVLELIKQVYSDFGIHDYRFRLSYRDPQDTEKYFQNDEMWETAQRMLREVAEEAGLPFFEAEGEAAFYGPKLDVQIRTALGKEETLSTVQIDFLLPERFELEYVGDDGNKHRPVVLHRGILGTMERFVAFLLENFAGSLPLWLSPQQVKIIPVSSAFDDYAKEVEAKLLKSGIRAEVDLRNEKMGYKIREAQLEKLPYMFVVGENEMNAGSVSIRKRGEGDLGAKPLDEVIESLNAEISGRVI, encoded by the coding sequence ATGTCAGTAAGTATTAAACTGCCGGACGGATCGGTCCGGGAATATGAGAACGGAAGCAGCATTGAGGATGTAGCCGCTTCGATCAGCAGCGGACTTCGCAAGAATGCAGCTGCAGGCAAGCTCAATGGAGTCGTTGTAGATTTGTCGACGCCTCTGGAGGAAGGCGCACTGGTGGAGATCGTAACCTTGGATTCCCCGGAAGGCCTTGAGGTTATGCGCCACAGTACAGCTCACTTGATGGCTCAGGCAGTTAGACGCCTGTTCGGTGCGAAGGAAGTTAAGCTAGGGGTAGGTCCGGTTATCGAGGACGGCTTCTATTATGATATGGACCTGGAGCACCCGCTTAATCCGGAGGATCTGCTGAAGATCGAGAAGGAAATGGAGCGCATTGTTAACGAGAATCTGCCGATTGTGCGCAAAGAAGTCAGCCGTAAGGAAGCGCTTGAGATTTTTGGTGAACTGGGCGATCCGTATAAGCTGGAACTGATTGAGGCTCTGCCGGAAGACAGTGTGATCTCTATCTACGAACAAGGCGAATTCTTCGATCTCTGCCGCGGTCCGCATGTACCTTCGACTTCGAAGATCAAAGTGTTCAAGCTGATGAATGTGGCCGGTGCTTACTGGCGCGGAGACAGCAAGAATAAAATGCTCCAGCGTGTATACGGTACTGCCTGGATCAAAAAAGCACAGCTGGACGAGCATCTGCACCTGCTGGAGGAAGCGAAAAAACGTGACCACCGTAAGCTGGGCAAAGAACTGGAAATCTTTACATTCAACCAGCTGGTGGGACAAGGCCTGCCGATCTGGCTGCCAAAAGGCGCGAAGCTGCGCAGTATTCTTGAGCGCTATATTGTGGATCTGGAAGCAAGCCTTGGTTACCAGCATGTATACACTCCTGTACTAGGTAACGTAGAGCTGTATAAGACTTCCGGACACTGGGAGCACTACCAGGAGGACATGTTCCCTAAAATGGTCATCGACACTGAGGAGTTCGTCCTTCGTCCGATGAACTGCCCGCATCACATGATGATTTATAAGAGTTCGATGCACAGCTACCGTGATCTGCCGATCCGTATCGCTGAGCTGGGCACTATGCACCGCTATGAAATGTCCGGCGCGTTGACCGGTCTGCACCGTGTACGCTCCATGACGCTGAATGACTCGCATATTTTCTGCCGTCTGGATCAGATCAAGAGTGAATTCAAACGCGTGTTGGAGCTGATCAAACAGGTATACAGCGATTTCGGCATTCATGATTACCGCTTCCGCTTGTCCTACCGTGATCCGCAGGATACAGAGAAGTATTTCCAGAACGACGAAATGTGGGAAACTGCACAGCGTATGCTGCGCGAGGTAGCCGAAGAAGCGGGTCTGCCGTTCTTCGAAGCGGAAGGCGAAGCTGCCTTCTACGGACCGAAGCTGGATGTGCAAATCCGCACAGCGCTGGGTAAGGAAGAAACTTTATCCACTGTACAAATCGACTTCCTGCTCCCTGAGCGCTTTGAACTGGAATATGTCGGCGATGATGGTAACAAGCACCGTCCGGTCGTATTGCACCGCGGAATTCTCGGTACCATGGAACGTTTCGTAGCCTTCCTGCTGGAGAACTTTGCGGGTTCCCTGCCACTGTGGCTGTCACCGCAGCAGGTTAAGATTATACCTGTATCTTCAGCCTTTGATGACTATGCCAAGGAAGTTGAAGCGAAGCTGCTCAAGAGCGGTATCCGGGCTGAGGTCGATCTGCGCAACGAGAAGATGGGCTATAAGATCCGTGAAGCCCAGCTGGAGAAGCTTCCATATATGTTCGTAGTGGGCGAGAATGAGATGAATGCCGGTTCTGTATCGATCCGCAAACGCGGAGAAGGCGATCTCGGAGCGAAACCGCTCGATGAAGTTATCGAATCGCTTAATGCGGAAATTTCCGGTCGCGTAATTTAA
- a CDS encoding 3D domain-containing protein, with protein MNKMGLCQRFWCLIVTIVLVLTAAGIYPDYGSKSVEASGMADTAGQLSVSTMKPGNFQNTQGSQEAILTEASQLGGTSRAKQPSATNAPKATSAPSGKKTDTTAKQPASVTVAAPAPEQIITSLKVTATGYTAGYESTGKTAKHPQYGITYSGVKVRRDKNAVSTIAADPKVLPLGSILYIPGYGYAVVADTGSAIKGRKIDLYFATTKQVYKEWGKKTVVVQLIKRGNGKCTESMLKNLGKAIQTYNTVPQNLLEEII; from the coding sequence ATGAACAAAATGGGCTTATGCCAGAGGTTTTGGTGTCTGATTGTCACGATTGTGCTTGTATTGACTGCAGCCGGTATCTATCCGGATTATGGAAGCAAGTCAGTAGAGGCCAGCGGGATGGCAGACACTGCAGGTCAGCTAAGCGTCAGCACAATGAAGCCAGGTAATTTCCAAAATACACAGGGTTCACAGGAGGCCATTCTTACAGAAGCTTCCCAGCTCGGGGGCACTTCCAGAGCAAAGCAACCGTCGGCAACAAATGCACCCAAAGCGACTTCGGCACCTTCCGGCAAGAAGACGGATACAACTGCCAAGCAGCCTGCATCAGTTACGGTAGCTGCACCCGCACCGGAACAGATCATTACTTCGCTGAAGGTTACGGCAACGGGATATACGGCAGGCTATGAGTCAACCGGCAAAACAGCCAAACATCCACAATACGGCATTACCTACTCAGGTGTCAAAGTACGCCGGGATAAAAATGCAGTTTCTACCATAGCTGCCGATCCCAAGGTTCTGCCGCTGGGCAGTATCCTTTATATCCCGGGTTACGGATACGCTGTGGTGGCGGATACCGGTTCAGCGATCAAGGGACGGAAGATCGACTTATATTTTGCCACTACCAAACAGGTGTATAAGGAATGGGGCAAAAAAACAGTGGTTGTTCAGCTGATCAAACGCGGTAACGGGAAATGTACGGAGAGCATGCTGAAGAACTTAGGCAAAGCGATTCAAACTTATAATACAGTTCCGCAAAACCTGCTGGAAGAGATTATCTAG